The following coding sequences are from one Alosa alosa isolate M-15738 ecotype Scorff River chromosome 3, AALO_Geno_1.1, whole genome shotgun sequence window:
- the hacd2 gene encoding very-long-chain (3R)-3-hydroxyacyl-CoA dehydratase 2: protein MSAPAMGTTRAAHSDASHKKKKGPGALATAYLVIYNVVMTAGWLVIAVGLVRAYLARGSYHGLYYSIEKPLKFFQTGALLEILHCAVGIVPSSVVLTGFQVMSRVFLTWAVTHSVREVQSEDSVLLFVAAWTITEIIRYSFYTFSLLNHLPYLIKWARYTFFIVLYPMGVTGELLTIYAALPYVQKTGLYSITLPNKYNFSFDYHSFLMLTMISYIPLFPQLYFHMLRQRKKVLGHVEDYSKVE from the exons ATGTCAGCACCTGCCATGGGGACGACTCGGGCGGCTCACAGTGATGCGAGCcataagaaaaagaaaggacCGGGTGCGCTTGCAACTGCCTATTTGGTCATATACAACGTGGTTATGACAGCGGG GTGGTTGGTGATTGCTGTGGGTCTAGTTCGAGCATATCTGGCCCGAGGGAGCTACCATGGCCTGTACTACTCCATAGAGAAACCCCTGAAGTTCTTCCAGACTGGTGCTCTCCTGGAG ATATTGCACTGTGCTGTGG GTATTGTCCCTTCCTCGGTGGTCCTGACAGGATTCCAGGTGATGTCACGTGTGTTCCTCACCTGGGCAGTGACACACAGCGTTAGAGAG GTCCAGAGTGAAGACAGCGTATTGCTTTTCGTTGCGGCCTGGACTATCACCGAGATCATCCGCTACTCTTTCTACACCTTCAGCCTGCTCAACCATCTCCCCTACCTCATCAAATGGGCAAG GTACACCTTCTTCATTGTGCTTTACCCAATGGGGGTCACGGGTGAGTTGCTGACCATCTATGCCGCACTGCCCTATGTGCAGAAGACAGGGCTCTACTCAATCACTCTGCCCAACAAGTACAACTTCTCCTTCGACTACCACAGCTTTCTCATGCTCACCATGATCTCCTACATTCCCC TGTTTCCTCAGCTGTATTTCCACATGTTGCGGCAGAGGAAGAAAGTGCTGGGCCACGTGGAGGACTACAGCAAAGTGGAGTGA